The proteins below come from a single Nostoc sp. KVJ3 genomic window:
- a CDS encoding Uma2 family endonuclease, which translates to MSEPATLELISNGISEDEVIFPPGDILSDEPPLESDLHRDQIDLLIRILKLWWRERQDFYASGNLTVYYSPNQKKSEHFRGPDFFVVLGTQKKDRKSWVVWQEDGKYPNVIVEILSSSTTAVDKGLKKQVYQDTFRTPDYFWFHPVTMELQGFHLVDGKYQEIQVTTDGRLWSQQLELYLGVYEGKLRFFTTENQLILSSEELAEQERLRADQAEERAQQAEQKLARLREVLRTQGIDLENI; encoded by the coding sequence ATGTCTGAACCTGCTACCCTAGAATTGATCTCTAATGGTATTTCAGAAGACGAAGTAATTTTTCCTCCTGGTGATATACTGAGTGACGAACCACCCTTGGAAAGCGATTTACACCGTGACCAAATTGATTTGCTGATTCGCATCCTAAAATTATGGTGGCGAGAAAGGCAAGATTTTTATGCTTCTGGCAATTTGACGGTTTATTATAGTCCTAACCAGAAAAAATCAGAACATTTCCGAGGCCCAGACTTTTTTGTAGTTTTGGGAACCCAGAAAAAAGATCGTAAGAGTTGGGTAGTTTGGCAAGAAGACGGCAAATATCCCAACGTGATTGTAGAAATTTTGTCAAGTTCAACGACAGCAGTTGATAAAGGTTTAAAAAAACAAGTTTATCAAGATACCTTCCGTACACCAGATTATTTCTGGTTTCACCCTGTAACAATGGAACTTCAGGGATTTCATTTAGTTGATGGGAAGTATCAAGAAATCCAAGTAACTACTGATGGACGTTTGTGGAGCCAGCAGTTAGAACTTTATTTGGGAGTATATGAAGGTAAATTAAGATTCTTCACTACTGAAAATCAATTAATATTATCATCAGAGGAACTAGCTGAACAAGAACGTTTACGTGCTGACCAGGCAGAAGAACGTGCCCAACAAGCAGAGCAAAAACTTGCTCGATTGAGGGAAGTATTACGCACACAGGGCATCGACTTAGAGAATATTTAA
- a CDS encoding restriction endonuclease subunit R — protein MTLTVEASSLSLNDVHRLLKLEELSNGLFTDFLTLEPLSDFEQQDLLRIRNDFRRYLSAGKISEGLVKFLTIAPLMRLAGFYDVPIRLTMEDSIAIAVEDEDRRITGRMDILAINSPQSKIAPPFWVVVIETKNSAVEVGEGLPQLLTYAFKSLDQQTSVWGLATNGLRYQFIHLRRDEQPTYQLMPLLSLNESPDAIELLQVFKAICKLPNFQ, from the coding sequence ATGACGCTCACCGTCGAAGCTAGCAGTCTATCTCTCAACGATGTTCATCGTCTTCTTAAATTAGAAGAACTTTCCAATGGTTTATTTACAGATTTCTTAACTCTAGAACCACTCTCTGACTTTGAACAGCAGGATTTATTGCGAATCAGAAACGACTTCCGTCGTTATTTAAGCGCAGGGAAAATTTCTGAAGGCTTGGTTAAATTTTTAACAATTGCACCATTAATGCGATTAGCAGGGTTTTACGATGTGCCGATTCGGTTGACAATGGAAGACAGCATTGCGATCGCAGTTGAAGATGAAGACAGAAGAATTACCGGACGGATGGATATTTTAGCAATCAACAGTCCTCAAAGTAAGATTGCGCCGCCCTTTTGGGTTGTAGTGATTGAAACTAAAAATAGTGCAGTTGAAGTTGGTGAAGGTTTACCTCAATTGCTCACTTATGCTTTTAAAAGTTTAGATCAACAAACATCAGTTTGGGGACTAGCAACTAACGGACTGCGTTATCAATTTATTCATTTAAGACGTGATGAGCAGCCAACTTATCAGTTAATGCCATTATTAAGTTTAAACGAATCTCCAGATGCAATTGAGTTATTGCAAGTTTTCAAAGCCATCTGTAAGTTACCAAATTTTCAGTAA
- the acs gene encoding acetate--CoA ligase gives MSEPNIESILQENRLFHPPSEFSQNAHIKSLDDYQRLYDQAKADPQQFWADLAGKELEWFQKWDTVLDWQPPFAKWFVGGKINISYNCLDRHLTTWRKNKAALIWEGEPGDSRTLTYAQLHREVCQFANVLKQLGVQKGDRVGIYMPMIPEAAIAMLACARIGAPHSVVFGGFSAEALRDRLIDVQAKLVITADGGWRKDAIVPLKEQVDKALADGAVPSVENVLVVKRTGQETYMQLGGRDHWWHDLQKGVSADCPAEPMDSEDMLFVLYTSGSTGKPKGVVHTTAGYNLYTHITTKWIFDLQDTDVYWCTADVGWITGHSYIVYGPLSNGATTVMYEGAPRTSNPGCFWDVIEKYGVNIFYTAPTAIRAFIKMGEHHPNARNLSSLRLLGTVGEPINPEAWMWYQKVIGGDRCPIVDTWWQTETGGIMITPLPGAIPTKPGSATLPFPGIIADVVDLEGNTVPNNEGGYLAVRHPWPGMMRTVYGDPERFRRTYWEHIPPQDGNYTYFAGDGARRDEDGYFWVMGRVDDVLNVSGHRLGTMEVESALVSHPAVAEAAVVGKPDELKGEEVVAFVTLEGTYQGSEELSKELKQHVVKEIGAIARPGEIRFTDALPKTRSGKIMRRLLRNLAAGQEVSGDTSTLEDRSVLDKLREGT, from the coding sequence ATGTCTGAACCAAATATCGAATCAATCCTCCAAGAAAACCGCCTCTTCCATCCTCCCAGTGAATTCTCGCAGAACGCCCATATCAAAAGCTTGGACGACTATCAGCGTCTTTATGATCAAGCCAAAGCCGATCCGCAGCAATTTTGGGCAGATTTGGCAGGAAAAGAATTAGAATGGTTCCAAAAATGGGATACAGTATTAGACTGGCAACCACCTTTTGCAAAGTGGTTCGTTGGCGGTAAGATAAATATTTCTTACAACTGTCTTGACAGACATCTCACGACTTGGCGCAAAAATAAAGCAGCCTTGATTTGGGAAGGAGAACCAGGTGATTCCCGTACCCTCACATACGCCCAACTGCACCGAGAAGTTTGTCAGTTCGCCAATGTATTGAAGCAACTGGGTGTCCAAAAAGGCGATCGCGTTGGAATCTATATGCCAATGATTCCCGAAGCTGCGATCGCAATGTTAGCCTGTGCCAGAATTGGCGCACCCCACAGTGTGGTATTTGGTGGTTTTAGTGCCGAAGCTTTGCGCGATCGCTTAATTGATGTTCAAGCTAAATTAGTAATCACAGCTGATGGTGGTTGGCGCAAAGATGCGATCGTTCCTCTCAAAGAACAGGTAGATAAAGCCTTAGCTGATGGTGCTGTTCCCAGCGTCGAAAACGTCTTAGTTGTCAAGCGTACCGGACAAGAAACTTATATGCAGTTGGGCGGACGCGATCATTGGTGGCATGATTTACAAAAAGGAGTATCAGCCGATTGTCCCGCCGAACCGATGGATAGTGAAGATATGCTGTTTGTCCTCTACACTTCTGGTAGCACGGGTAAACCGAAGGGCGTAGTGCATACAACTGCTGGTTATAATTTATATACCCATATCACCACCAAGTGGATATTCGACCTGCAAGACACAGATGTATATTGGTGTACCGCAGATGTTGGTTGGATTACGGGACACAGCTATATAGTATATGGCCCCCTTTCCAACGGTGCAACTACGGTAATGTATGAAGGTGCGCCCCGTACTTCTAATCCTGGCTGTTTCTGGGACGTAATTGAAAAATACGGCGTTAATATTTTTTATACTGCACCTACAGCAATTCGGGCATTTATTAAGATGGGCGAACACCATCCCAATGCGCGAAATCTGTCTTCATTGCGTTTGCTAGGAACCGTTGGCGAACCCATTAACCCCGAAGCTTGGATGTGGTATCAGAAAGTAATTGGTGGCGATCGCTGTCCAATTGTTGATACTTGGTGGCAAACCGAAACAGGCGGTATCATGATTACACCGTTACCAGGAGCAATCCCCACAAAACCAGGTTCCGCAACTCTTCCCTTCCCAGGAATTATTGCAGATGTCGTAGATTTGGAAGGAAACACCGTACCCAATAACGAAGGCGGTTATTTGGCGGTGCGCCATCCTTGGCCGGGAATGATGCGGACAGTCTACGGCGATCCAGAACGCTTCCGCCGCACCTATTGGGAACATATTCCGCCCCAAGATGGTAACTATACTTACTTTGCTGGTGATGGTGCTAGACGTGATGAAGACGGCTACTTCTGGGTAATGGGTCGTGTTGATGACGTACTGAATGTATCAGGACATCGCCTTGGTACAATGGAAGTAGAATCAGCCTTAGTTTCGCATCCAGCCGTTGCAGAAGCGGCGGTAGTGGGTAAACCTGATGAACTCAAAGGTGAAGAAGTAGTTGCTTTTGTGACTTTAGAAGGCACTTATCAGGGAAGTGAGGAACTGAGTAAAGAACTTAAGCAGCACGTCGTTAAAGAAATTGGTGCGATCGCCCGTCCGGGAGAAATCCGCTTTACCGACGCTTTACCCAAGACGCGATCGGGTAAGATTATGCGGCGCTTATTGCGGAATCTAGCTGCTGGACAAGAGGTATCTGGTGATACTTCGACATTAGAAGATAGAAGTGTGTTGGATAAATTGCGGGAAGGGACGTAA
- a CDS encoding tetratricopeptide repeat protein, whose protein sequence is MKVKRKLKSAFVQSFSGITLSAIAVIGLSPLALAVSGKVYLHSPEQNAQRQPQKLAQLDTGSPERSQLLQQANALFNQGDLTNAEANLRKFIKKFPDDAFGRFQLGNVLFRQKKSEEAISAYRDAIRLQPKYALAYNGIGMVYASQSRWEEAMTEYKKALEINPNYGEALTNFALVLWQTNKKDEALTSLEKALNIFKAQNRSEKVNQVEQILKEIKTANDPSVS, encoded by the coding sequence ATGAAGGTAAAGCGCAAACTGAAATCAGCATTTGTTCAATCTTTTAGCGGCATAACGCTGAGTGCGATCGCTGTAATTGGTTTATCACCATTAGCATTAGCGGTTTCTGGAAAAGTTTATCTGCATTCGCCTGAACAGAATGCACAGAGACAACCACAAAAATTAGCACAGTTAGACACAGGATCGCCAGAGCGATCGCAACTGCTACAACAAGCCAATGCTTTATTTAATCAGGGAGACTTAACAAATGCAGAGGCAAATTTACGCAAGTTCATTAAAAAATTTCCAGACGATGCATTTGGACGCTTTCAGCTAGGAAATGTGCTTTTTCGACAAAAGAAATCAGAAGAAGCAATTAGCGCCTATCGAGATGCCATTCGCCTCCAACCAAAATATGCTCTAGCTTACAATGGGATCGGAATGGTTTACGCTAGCCAAAGTCGCTGGGAAGAAGCCATGACTGAATATAAAAAAGCTCTAGAAATCAATCCTAATTATGGCGAAGCCCTAACTAATTTTGCACTGGTATTGTGGCAAACAAATAAAAAAGACGAAGCACTAACTTCTCTAGAAAAAGCTTTAAATATTTTTAAAGCACAGAATAGAAGTGAAAAAGTTAACCAAGTCGAACAAATATTGAAAGAAATCAAAACTGCTAATGATCCTAGTGTTTCATGA
- a CDS encoding MoaD/ThiS family protein has product MSKSAITVTVKLFAAYQEAFRVSELVLEFPNNMPVKAVCDRLIVEHPELSQWRDITRFGINLIFVEPDTLLQDGDEVVLIPPVSGG; this is encoded by the coding sequence ATGTCTAAATCTGCAATTACCGTTACCGTCAAACTGTTTGCTGCTTATCAAGAAGCCTTTAGGGTTTCGGAATTGGTGCTGGAATTTCCCAATAATATGCCAGTCAAAGCAGTATGCGATCGCCTCATAGTTGAACACCCCGAACTCTCTCAATGGCGAGATATTACCCGTTTTGGCATTAATTTAATATTTGTCGAACCAGATACACTATTACAAGATGGTGATGAAGTAGTGTTAATTCCACCAGTTAGTGGCGGCTAG
- a CDS encoding lysophospholipid acyltransferase family protein encodes MSKKQHLLNKKSGWSLDERDPKFIESLMPLLGLFYQYYFRVQTSGWDNIPPQEKALFVGSHNGGLAAPDMGMVMYDWFRRFGVEQPVYGLMHPKAWQVSQPLAQLAAKAGAIIAHPKMAYTALHSGASVLVYPGGAEDVFRPYHLRDKIYFAGRQGFIKLALRENVPIVPVISWGAHDTLIVLADCYKIVQQLHEWGMPWLFGIDPEVFPIYLGLPWGLAIGPLPNIPLPVPMYTRVCPPIVFERYGREAASDRYYVNECYELVVSQMQQELDNLVKLTAESNRKWT; translated from the coding sequence ATGTCAAAAAAGCAGCATCTCTTAAACAAAAAATCCGGTTGGTCTTTGGATGAGCGAGATCCAAAGTTCATAGAATCTTTGATGCCTCTGTTGGGCTTGTTCTATCAGTACTATTTCCGAGTTCAAACTAGTGGCTGGGATAATATTCCGCCCCAAGAAAAAGCCCTATTTGTCGGTTCGCATAATGGGGGACTTGCGGCTCCCGATATGGGAATGGTGATGTACGACTGGTTCAGACGATTTGGTGTCGAGCAACCCGTTTATGGTTTAATGCATCCCAAGGCTTGGCAAGTTAGCCAACCACTCGCGCAACTAGCTGCAAAGGCCGGAGCAATCATCGCTCATCCGAAAATGGCTTACACTGCCTTGCACTCTGGTGCTAGTGTGCTAGTCTATCCAGGTGGAGCCGAAGATGTCTTCCGACCGTATCATTTACGTGACAAAATTTACTTTGCAGGGCGGCAAGGATTTATCAAGTTAGCGTTGCGAGAAAATGTACCGATTGTGCCTGTAATTTCCTGGGGCGCTCACGATACGCTGATTGTCTTGGCTGACTGCTACAAAATTGTGCAGCAACTCCATGAGTGGGGAATGCCTTGGCTGTTTGGCATCGATCCCGAAGTTTTTCCCATCTATCTCGGACTCCCTTGGGGATTAGCAATTGGCCCGTTGCCTAACATTCCATTACCCGTGCCCATGTACACGCGGGTTTGTCCGCCGATTGTATTTGAACGCTACGGTCGAGAAGCAGCTAGCGATCGCTATTATGTCAATGAATGTTATGAATTAGTTGTTAGTCAAATGCAGCAAGAGTTAGATAACTTAGTTAAGCTAACTGCTGAATCTAATAGAAAGTGGACATAG
- a CDS encoding MFS transporter: MGRLARDIADKTPVSLGLLGAAAFMVIADARVIDPLLHIIADEFKVGVGSAAVIISAYTIPYGLFQLVYGPLGDRIGKLKVITIALTAFAVGTAVCAFVSNIVLLTLLRFLTGMAAAGVIPVTLAYIGDNFPYEKRQAAIGKYLSALMLGQILGGSLGGIFGEYISWRDIFLLFGIVSLAIAGILWRGTRHLENSQRPQDRIGRLTFRPYYQLLTQPIARTVIIGVFVEGFCIFGAFAYLGAFLRDRYSLSYVAIGFMLSGFGLGGLIYSRSVKWLVKQLGETGLMGVGGGLMCISFLAIALFQNWILFIPLSILMGLGFYMMHSTLQTQATELAPEARGTAVSLFAFNLFVGQGIGAAVFGRIVDNFGYIYCFIVVGIAIALLSVWLVKQKQYST, translated from the coding sequence GTGGGCAGGTTAGCAAGGGATATAGCAGACAAAACGCCTGTTTCATTAGGATTGTTGGGCGCTGCTGCCTTCATGGTGATTGCTGATGCACGAGTGATTGACCCTCTGCTACACATTATTGCCGACGAGTTCAAAGTTGGTGTTGGTAGCGCTGCGGTGATTATCTCGGCATACACGATTCCCTACGGTTTATTTCAGTTAGTTTATGGGCCACTCGGCGATCGCATTGGCAAACTAAAGGTAATTACAATCGCACTAACCGCATTTGCTGTGGGTACTGCGGTTTGTGCCTTTGTATCAAACATCGTTTTACTTACCTTGCTGCGGTTTCTCACCGGGATGGCTGCTGCTGGAGTCATCCCCGTCACCCTAGCTTATATTGGTGACAACTTTCCTTATGAAAAACGCCAAGCTGCGATCGGTAAGTATCTAAGTGCCTTGATGCTAGGTCAAATTCTCGGTGGTAGTTTGGGCGGCATTTTTGGAGAATATATTAGCTGGCGTGATATCTTTCTCCTGTTTGGTATCGTCTCCCTTGCCATTGCTGGAATTTTATGGCGAGGGACACGCCACCTAGAAAATAGTCAACGTCCCCAAGATCGTATAGGTAGGTTGACATTTCGACCTTATTACCAATTATTGACCCAACCCATTGCGCGGACTGTGATTATCGGGGTGTTTGTAGAAGGTTTTTGCATCTTTGGGGCATTTGCTTATCTGGGTGCATTTCTGCGCGATCGCTATAGTCTAAGTTATGTAGCAATCGGGTTTATGCTTAGTGGTTTTGGATTGGGTGGACTGATTTACAGTCGTTCAGTTAAATGGTTAGTCAAGCAACTAGGTGAAACTGGTTTAATGGGGGTAGGAGGAGGTTTGATGTGTATCAGCTTCTTAGCGATCGCATTATTCCAGAACTGGATACTGTTTATCCCCTTAAGTATTTTAATGGGATTAGGCTTTTATATGATGCACAGCACCCTCCAGACCCAAGCCACTGAGTTAGCACCAGAAGCACGAGGCACAGCCGTTTCGTTGTTTGCCTTCAACTTGTTTGTCGGTCAGGGCATTGGCGCAGCAGTATTTGGTAGGATTGTGGATAACTTCGGCTACATTTATTGTTTTATTGTGGTTGGTATAGCGATCGCTCTGCTCTCTGTTTGGCTAGTCAAGCAGAAGCAATACAGCACTTAA
- a CDS encoding glutathione binding-like protein, with translation MIELYYWTTPNGHKITIFLEEVGLPYTIIPINIGAGDQFKPEFLKISPNNRIPAIVDNEPADGGAPISVFESGAILLYLAEKTGKLIPQDLRQRAQVLEWLFWQMAGLGPMAGQNHHFSTYAPEKIEYAINRYVNETGRLYAVLNKQLADREFVAGDYSIADIAAYPWIVPHERQSQNLEDFPHIKRWFETIKARPATIRAYEKAEALKTQALDPDKSRDLLFNQSAKTIKP, from the coding sequence ATGATTGAACTTTATTATTGGACAACCCCAAACGGTCATAAAATTACGATTTTCTTAGAAGAAGTTGGCTTACCCTACACCATAATTCCTATAAATATCGGTGCCGGCGATCAATTTAAACCCGAATTTCTAAAAATTTCTCCTAACAATCGCATCCCCGCGATCGTTGACAACGAACCAGCAGATGGAGGCGCGCCGATTTCGGTATTTGAATCTGGGGCAATCTTGCTATATTTAGCAGAAAAAACTGGTAAATTAATCCCCCAAGATTTACGCCAACGCGCTCAAGTTTTAGAATGGTTGTTCTGGCAAATGGCAGGACTGGGGCCAATGGCGGGACAAAATCATCACTTTAGTACTTATGCTCCCGAAAAGATTGAATATGCCATTAACCGTTATGTGAATGAGACGGGACGCTTATATGCAGTGCTGAATAAACAACTAGCAGATAGAGAATTTGTAGCTGGTGATTATTCTATTGCCGATATTGCGGCTTATCCCTGGATTGTACCTCATGAACGCCAAAGTCAGAATTTAGAAGATTTTCCTCACATCAAGCGCTGGTTTGAGACAATTAAAGCTCGTCCGGCAACAATTCGCGCCTACGAGAAAGCTGAAGCATTGAAAACTCAAGCCCTCGATCCAGATAAATCACGAGATTTATTATTTAACCAATCGGCGAAGACTATTAAACCTTGA
- a CDS encoding class I SAM-dependent methyltransferase — MKIDFGATAVDYAKHRAGFPSSLFNKLSEYGIGLPGQNIVDLGTGTGTLARGFADRGAYVIGIDPSASLLEQARHLSESAQIKVDYRVATAENTELPDASADVVTSGQCWHWFDRPRAVQEITRILRENGLIAIAHFDWIPLKGNVVEATEQLIQAHNPAWNMAGGNGLHPLWLQDIGEVGFRDIRTFSYDVFVPYTHEAWRGRIRASAGVGASLTPEKVEVFDQELAILLQTKYPTPILEVHHRVWAAIAKSPQ; from the coding sequence ATGAAAATTGATTTTGGTGCAACTGCTGTTGATTACGCAAAACACCGTGCTGGCTTTCCCAGTTCATTATTTAATAAACTGTCAGAATATGGTATAGGTTTACCAGGACAGAATATTGTTGACCTTGGTACAGGAACAGGAACACTAGCGCGGGGCTTTGCCGATAGAGGTGCTTATGTAATTGGCATAGATCCATCAGCATCACTTTTAGAACAAGCAAGACACTTAAGCGAATCTGCCCAAATCAAAGTAGATTATCGAGTTGCAACCGCCGAGAATACCGAGTTACCAGATGCAAGTGCCGATGTAGTCACATCTGGACAGTGTTGGCATTGGTTCGATCGTCCCCGTGCTGTCCAGGAAATTACTCGGATATTGAGAGAAAATGGTTTGATTGCGATCGCACATTTTGATTGGATACCCTTAAAAGGTAATGTGGTTGAAGCCACAGAACAATTGATCCAGGCTCATAACCCCGCCTGGAATATGGCTGGCGGTAATGGCTTGCATCCCCTGTGGTTACAAGACATTGGCGAAGTTGGATTCCGAGATATCCGCACATTTTCTTACGATGTATTTGTACCTTATACACACGAGGCTTGGCGGGGACGAATTCGGGCTAGTGCTGGTGTGGGAGCCAGCTTAACACCAGAAAAAGTAGAAGTATTTGACCAAGAATTAGCAATATTACTCCAAACTAAATATCCCACACCAATCCTTGAAGTTCACCATAGAGTTTGGGCAGCGATCGCCAAATCACCACAATAA
- a CDS encoding SDR family NAD(P)-dependent oxidoreductase, which produces MTTTALIVGAGSGLSASLARLFAKEGFTVALAARKIEKLTQLSSEIGAVSFAADVSKPNEVEQLFIDIDNKIGSPNIVVYNPSFRVRGPLVDLDPGEVAKTLDVTAYGGFLVAQAATKRFLQLGGGAIFFTGASASVKGYPLSAPFAMGKFALRGLAQSIARELAPKNIHVAHFVIDGAIRSAVRQDPVDNPDSTLDPDAIAQTYLSILRQPRSAWTYEVELRPWVENF; this is translated from the coding sequence ATGACAACAACAGCTTTAATTGTCGGCGCAGGTAGCGGACTAAGCGCTTCTTTAGCTCGCCTATTTGCCAAAGAAGGATTCACCGTAGCTTTAGCGGCTCGTAAAATTGAAAAACTCACTCAATTAAGTAGTGAAATTGGCGCAGTTAGTTTCGCTGCTGATGTTTCCAAGCCAAATGAAGTAGAACAGTTATTTATTGATATTGATAATAAAATTGGTTCCCCGAATATTGTCGTTTATAATCCCAGTTTTCGGGTGCGGGGGCCTCTTGTTGATTTAGATCCTGGTGAGGTAGCAAAAACCTTAGATGTAACTGCCTATGGTGGCTTTCTTGTCGCCCAAGCTGCTACCAAAAGATTTTTGCAACTTGGCGGTGGTGCTATATTTTTTACGGGAGCCTCAGCGAGTGTTAAGGGCTATCCTCTATCTGCTCCCTTTGCAATGGGTAAATTTGCACTGCGCGGTTTGGCTCAGAGTATTGCGAGGGAATTAGCACCAAAGAATATCCATGTGGCGCATTTTGTAATTGATGGGGCAATTCGTTCAGCAGTTCGCCAAGATCCGGTAGATAATCCTGATAGTACTCTTGACCCAGATGCGATCGCTCAAACTTATCTCAGCATTTTACGCCAGCCCCGTAGTGCTTGGACTTATGAAGTAGAACTACGTCCTTGGGTAGAGAACTTCTAG
- a CDS encoding type II toxin-antitoxin system RelE family toxin, protein MRIKGYRVIYEIYDDILLTSIVKVGHRSKRMF, encoded by the coding sequence TTGAGAATTAAAGGATACCGAGTGATTTATGAAATATATGACGATATTTTGTTAACAAGTATAGTTAAAGTAGGGCATCGCAGTAAGAGGATGTTTTAA
- a CDS encoding MFS transporter encodes MTLASFLARRSFHYGWIVAGLTFLALLVAAGIRSAPGVFIVPLEHEFGWSRATISLAISINLVLYGLIGPFAATVMERIGIRRMMVFSLAIIALGVGLTTLMSASWQLVLLWGVVVGSGSGVIALVLGAIVVNRWFFEKRGLVLGILTASTATGQLVFLPILASIADRFGWRTAALVLTGAALLIIPAIAAFMRDRPADVGLRPFGDNSETVETSQPRANSIASTLNALWLGMHKRDFWLLFGSFFICGASTNGLIGTHLIPACIDHGIPEVKAAGLLAIMGLFDFFGTTMSGWLSDRWNNRYLLCWYYGLRGLSLIFLPFSFNFSFYGLSIFAVFYGLDWIATVPPTVRLVANAFGKENVGVMFGWIVAGHQLGAATAAFGAGVLRTSTGSYLQAFILSGVLCLIAAVGVLQIGQTPTKGNSQQSSVTLNS; translated from the coding sequence ATGACCCTAGCCTCCTTCCTAGCACGTCGTTCGTTCCACTATGGCTGGATTGTTGCGGGTTTAACCTTCCTAGCCTTGCTAGTTGCGGCCGGAATTCGCTCTGCTCCGGGAGTTTTTATAGTCCCTCTCGAACACGAGTTTGGCTGGAGTAGAGCAACTATATCTTTAGCAATCTCCATTAACTTAGTACTTTACGGACTGATTGGCCCTTTTGCTGCCACAGTTATGGAGCGAATTGGCATTCGCCGGATGATGGTATTCTCCCTTGCTATCATTGCCCTTGGTGTCGGTTTAACCACTTTGATGTCAGCATCTTGGCAGCTAGTCTTGCTGTGGGGTGTAGTTGTCGGTTCTGGTAGCGGAGTTATCGCCCTGGTTTTGGGGGCTATTGTTGTCAATCGCTGGTTTTTTGAGAAGCGGGGTCTAGTTCTCGGTATCCTAACCGCCAGTACAGCCACAGGACAACTGGTGTTTTTGCCCATACTGGCTTCAATAGCCGATCGCTTTGGATGGCGAACTGCGGCCCTGGTTTTGACTGGTGCTGCACTTCTAATTATTCCAGCGATCGCCGCCTTTATGCGCGATCGTCCGGCTGATGTCGGTTTGCGACCCTTTGGCGACAACAGCGAAACTGTAGAAACATCACAGCCTAGAGCAAATTCCATCGCCTCTACCCTCAACGCTCTCTGGTTGGGAATGCATAAGCGCGACTTCTGGCTGCTATTTGGTAGCTTTTTTATCTGTGGTGCTAGCACAAATGGTTTAATTGGAACTCATCTAATTCCCGCTTGTATTGACCACGGTATCCCGGAAGTCAAGGCTGCGGGACTTTTGGCAATCATGGGACTATTCGATTTTTTTGGAACTACTATGTCCGGTTGGCTATCTGACCGATGGAATAATCGCTACTTGTTGTGCTGGTACTACGGACTACGGGGTTTGTCTTTGATTTTCTTGCCCTTCAGTTTTAACTTTTCCTTCTATGGACTTTCCATTTTCGCCGTCTTCTATGGACTTGATTGGATTGCTACCGTACCACCGACAGTCCGTCTTGTTGCCAATGCCTTTGGTAAAGAAAATGTCGGCGTAATGTTCGGTTGGATTGTCGCAGGACACCAGCTTGGTGCAGCCACAGCAGCATTCGGAGCCGGAGTATTGAGAACCTCGACAGGTAGTTATTTACAAGCGTTTATTTTATCAGGAGTTCTCTGTCTGATTGCCGCAGTTGGTGTACTGCAAATTGGTCAAACTCCCACTAAGGGCAATTCACAGCAATCTTCAGTCACGCTCAATTCTTAA
- a CDS encoding nitroreductase family protein, with the protein MSPITQIQPLDVPSAIAKRRSIKTFTTDPITPELLKQLVELTVAAPSSYNIQSWQIILVQDEAQKAALSAASFNQQQIIQAPVTFVFAADPNASEQNLTPIIDQGLETGAWNEGTVNYFKTAIPQFQAGLGDKRREYAIKDAIIAATHLVLAAESLGLSTCFMNGWIEDKVKEVIGAGDNPDLAIAVVVPVGYAAEPRLNPGRLPFSYNVSVDRIGNPYAG; encoded by the coding sequence ATGAGTCCGATCACTCAAATCCAACCTTTAGATGTACCCAGTGCGATCGCTAAACGCCGTTCCATCAAAACTTTTACAACAGACCCCATCACCCCTGAATTGCTTAAGCAACTGGTAGAGTTGACCGTGGCCGCCCCCAGCAGCTATAATATTCAGTCTTGGCAAATTATTCTTGTGCAAGATGAGGCGCAAAAAGCAGCACTGTCAGCCGCATCTTTTAATCAACAGCAAATTATTCAAGCACCTGTTACCTTTGTTTTTGCCGCCGATCCTAACGCCAGCGAACAAAACTTGACTCCAATTATAGACCAGGGACTCGAAACTGGTGCATGGAATGAAGGCACGGTAAACTACTTTAAAACCGCCATCCCACAATTTCAAGCTGGGCTAGGCGACAAGCGACGCGAATATGCGATCAAAGATGCCATCATTGCCGCTACCCATTTGGTGTTAGCAGCAGAAAGTTTGGGATTATCCACTTGTTTTATGAACGGTTGGATTGAGGATAAGGTAAAGGAAGTGATTGGTGCTGGGGATAATCCAGATTTAGCGATCGCTGTTGTTGTTCCTGTTGGTTATGCAGCCGAACCCCGCTTAAATCCCGGTCGTTTACCATTCTCCTATAACGTCTCTGTGGATAGAATTGGCAACCCTTATGCAGGGTAG